From the genome of Vitis riparia cultivar Riparia Gloire de Montpellier isolate 1030 chromosome 2, EGFV_Vit.rip_1.0, whole genome shotgun sequence, one region includes:
- the LOC117930751 gene encoding uncharacterized protein LOC117930751, with product MMFGGKSDRVDVTIRIITNINDFGGSRVDGLDICTKGTINVPNSILNGVTKEASTCSENESTYGMRVLKVKSMGSMGLRVVLPCLLVSYLFLYYNGVEGYKKLSKEEDLELEKELKRLNKPAVKTIKTKYGDIYDCVDFYKQPAFDHPLLKNHNFHPQMRPTSPPRRVSPEKEVPKPDYKPVKLGLEGGGCPMGTFVVAQTTANIDYDGVGVMLSVWNLLAQAPQYNSKIKNGAESLEAGWTAGQAHCFNTQCGYIQASIDIPVYMVLEPVSTYGELPYVITLSIYQDTINLGWYLYYDDNRTEVGWWPSQIFTNLGSTATGAEWGGEVFSPPNVPSPGMGSGHRIKLDTNYDAFCAQANIVVNNTIIKPPRDLEQFADNFNFDITNKGDVGGEPGYLILYGGVSGAIGN from the exons ATGATGTTTGGGGGTAAATCCGATCGAGTAGATGTGACAATCCGtattataacaaatataaatgaCTTTGGTGGAAGTAGAGTGGATGGTTTAGACATCTGTACTAAGGGTACTATTAATGTCCCAAACTCGATTCTTAATGGTGTAACTAAGGAAGCATCAACGTGTAGTGAAAATGAGTCGACATATGGGATGAGGGTATTAAAG GTCAAATCCATGGGTTCCATGGGTTTGAGAGTTGTTCTACCTTGTTTGTTGGTTTCTTATCTCTTTCTATATTACAATGGGGTTGAAGGATATAAGAAATTATCGAAAGAAGAAGATTTGGAATTAGAGAAAGAACTTAAGCGCTTGAATAAGCCAGCAGTGAAGACTATTAAG acaaaatatggagatatatATGATTGTGTGGACTTCTACAAGCAACCTGCATTTGATCATCCTTTATTGAAGAATCATAATTTTCATCCCCAG ATGAGGCCAACATCACCTCCTAGAAGAGTGAGCCCAGAGAAAGAGGTGCCAAAACCTGATTATAAACCCGTGAAATTGGGGTTGGAGGGTGGAGGATGTCCGATGGGAACA TTTGTTGTGGCTCAAACTACCGCAAATATCGATTATGATGGTGTTGGAGTGATGCTTAGCGTATGGAATCTTCTGGCTCAAGCTCCTCAATACAATTCAAAGATTAAAAATGGTGCTGAAAGCTTAGAAGCTGGGTGGACG GCTGGTCAAGCACATTGTTTCAACACACAATGTGGATATATACAAGCTTCAATAGATATACCTGTGTACATGGTTCTCGAACCGGTTTCAACATATGGTGAACTACCATACGTAATAACCTTATCAATTTACCAG GACACGATTAATCTGGGCTGGTATCTTTATTACGATGACAATCGTACCGAGGTAGGGTGGTGGCCAAGTCAAATATTCACCAATTTAGGAAGCACGGCTACGGGAGCAGAATGGGGAGGAGAGGTATTCAGCCCACCGAATGTCCCAAGTCCAGGAATGGGTTCCGGTCATCGGATAAAGTTGGACACCAATTATGATGCATTTTGCGCACAAGCCAATATTGTAGTAAATAATACGATTATAAAACCTCCTAGGGACCTAGAGCAGTTTgctgataattttaatttcgaTATAACCAATAAAGGAGATGTTGGAGGTGAACCTGGTTATCTGATCCTTTATGGGGGTGTTTCTGGTGCAATTGGAAATTGA